One Lycium barbarum isolate Lr01 chromosome 5, ASM1917538v2, whole genome shotgun sequence genomic window carries:
- the LOC132640934 gene encoding uncharacterized protein LOC132640934: MTVDDESSIYVGGLPYTATEDTLRRVFDIYGAIVHTKIINDRKVGGKCYGFVTFRNPRSAMHAITEMDGRTIEGRAVKVNEVTTRGGRSGFGRESIRHSERGVKGGHWERGYDRDENRHGDDGHREHSRDRDHKRERGYDRPRDHGQSRDYQVNRDRVADDERIRESSRESERDQPIKMQKTNSNHESRDREKYKMPKLLTGSYLDDHVSRELSAESSENDQHQVERQLEISSRKLEELKKDVSLIEELVNEKQNLASKLRDRSKKLEDSLTAAKNLTSQRQNQLSKLYKHYAQVTECGERLKLSEQELQALVHSTMMEVEIG; the protein is encoded by the exons ATGACAGTTGACGACGAGAGCTCAATATATGTGGGAGGGCTACCCTACACCGCCACTGAAGATACTCTCCGTCGAGTCTTCGATATCTATGGTGCTATTGTACACACTAAG ATTATCAATGACCGTAAGGTTGGGGGAAAATGTTATGGCTTTGTCACCTTCAGGAATCCTCGATCAGCCATGCATGCCATCACTGAAATGGATGGAAGG ACTATTGAAGGGCGAGCTGTAAAAGTAAATGAAGTGACTACAAGAGGTGGCAGATCAGGTTTTGGTCGAGAAAGCATTCGGCATTCTGAGAGAGGGGTGAAAGGTGGTCATTGGGAAAGAGGCTATGATCGTGATGAGAACAGACATGGGGATGATGGACATAGAGAGCATTCGCGAGACCGCGATCACAAAAGGGAGAGAGGATATGACCGACCTCGTGATCATGGTCAATCGCGAGATTATCAAGTTAATAGAGATAGGGTTGCAGATGATGAAAGAATTCGAGAAAGTAGCAGGGAAAGCGAGAGGGACCAGCCTATAAAGATGCAGAAAACTAACAGTAATCATGAAAGCAGAGATAGAGAGAAGTATAAAATGCCTAAGCTACTGACTGG GTCTTATTTAGACGACCATGTTAGTAGAGAGCTGTCAGCTGAGTCAAGTGAGAATGATCAACACCAG GTGGAAAGGCAATTAGAAATCTCAAGTCGGAAACTTGAAGAACTTAAGAAAGAC GTTTCTTTGATAGAAGAATTGGTCAACGAGAAGCAAAATCTGGCGTCTAAGTTACGTGACAGATCCAAG AAATTGGAGGATTCATTGACAGCTGCAAAGAATCTTACCTCACAGAGACAAAATCAATTATCTAAG TTGTATAAACATTATGCACAAGTCACAGAGTGTGGTGAAAGGCTTAAACTCTCAGAACAGGAACTCCAG GCTCTGGTCCACTCAACAATGATGGAAGTAGAAATTGGTTGA